In the Pseudochaenichthys georgianus chromosome 1, fPseGeo1.2, whole genome shotgun sequence genome, one interval contains:
- the LOC117451418 gene encoding rho GTPase-activating protein 19-like isoform X1 encodes MAAGKDVDENTQNRSGPVSSMVINHEESPGGSRPSRPPVIFNPDFFVEKLRHENPDIFLELVLSNITRLIDLPGTEFAQLLGEEGPKIPTGGNGGFFRSFNFLKRKEKGVVFGTPLTEICIAQIYQLIEYLSKNLHVEGLFRVPGNSVRQQTLKELLNSGVDVDLESGDFHPNDVATLLKTFLGELPEPLLTQRHFHAHLKIADLTLFDELGNKTALPNKERQIEALQLLFLLLPQANRSLLKLLLDLLYHTARQQDKNKMSAFNLALMFAPHVVWPRNMTACDLKDNLKKLNSSMAFLIKHSQKLFRAPVYLREYARMHFTGSKALQTKDDLELFAASRSPAQRTVLPLKRSAPPQEQCQSPAQQYTEEALKDLFRHVNHSMPDSAKKKKLVRQLVKQTTSGTPTNDRLQVPTTASKKHPRSRSFGGFIKRKARGEQPTAERRLRQISPDIDSKSGRKAGKENVILQGVNSPLNGHMLGKGGLIVKNPDFAFKDRVRKVSKVNATTAVPATSVPSKSFFHSRGFCKRPNIPASTWKCGHSHIPKKKKRVFELLEKLK; translated from the exons ATGGCTGCGGGCAAGGATGTCGATGAAAACACACAAAATAGAAg CGGTCCAGTGAGCAGTATGGTGATCAATCATGAAGAATCACCTGGTGGCTCTCGTCCCAGCCGACCTCCAGTCATATTCAACCCAGACTTTTTTGTGGAAAAACTCCGTCACGAGAACCCGGATATATTCTTGGAGCTGGTACTAAGTAACATCACTCGCCTCATAGATCTTCCCGGGACAGAGTTTGCACAGCTCCTTGGTGAGGAGGGCCCGAAGATCCCAACAGGTGGAAATGGAGGCTTCTTTCGCTCTTTCAACTTCCTCAAACGCAAAG AAAAAGGGGTTGTGTTTGGAACCCCGCTAACAGAAATCTGCATTGCCCAGATCTACCAGCTCATCGAGTACCTCAGCAAAA ATCTGCACGTGGAGGGTCTGTTTCGGGTGCCGGGGAACAGCGTCCGGCAGCAGACCCTGAAGGAGCTCCTGAACAGCGGGGTGGATGTGGACCTGGAGTCTGGAGACTTTCACCCCAATGACGTGGCCACGCTGCTCAAGACTTTCCTGGGAGAGCTGCCCGAGCCCCTGCTCACACAAAGACACTTTCACGCACACCTCAAGATAGCCG ATCTGACTCTGTTTGACGAACTCGGGAACAAGACTGCGTTGCCCAACAAGGAGCGTCAGATAGAAGCCCTGCAGCTCCTCTTCCTGCTGTTACCTCAGGCCAACCGGTCCCTGCTCAAACTGCTCCTGGACCTGCTCTATCACACCGCCAGGCAGCAGGACAAGAACAAGATGTCCGCCTTCAACCTGGCCCTCATGTTCGCGCCGCACGTCGTCTGGCCCAGAAAC ATGACCGCGTGTGACCTGAAAGACAATCTGAAGAAACTGAACAGCAGCATGGCCTTCCTCATCAAACACTCACAGAAGCTCTTCAGG GCTCCAGTCTACCTGCGGGAATACGCCAGAATGCACTTCACTGGCTCCAAGGCTCTGCAGACCAAG GATGATCTGGAGTTGTTTGCAGCCAGCCGATCTCCTGCTCAGCGGACCGTGTTGCCCCTAAAGAGGTCGGCCCCCCCCCAGGAGCAGTGCCAGTCCCCGGCCCAGCAGTACACAGAGGAGGCTCTGAAGGACCTCTTCAGACACGTCAACCACAGCATGCCGGACTCCGCCAAGAAGAAGAAACTCGTCCGACAG TTAGTCAAACAGACAACCTCAGGGACGCCCACCAACGACCGGCTTCAGGTCCCCACCACTGCCAGCAAGAAACACCCACGTTCCCGCTCCTTTGGAGGCTTCATCAAG CGCAAAGCTCGCGGTGAGCAGCCGACGGCGGAGAGGCGGCTCCGACAAATCTCCCCAGATATCGACTCcaagtcgggaagaaaagctgGTAAAGAGAACGTCATCCTACAGGGG GTGAACAGCCCTTTAAATGGTCACATGTTGGGGAAGGGAGGGCTGATAGTCAAGAACCCAGACTTTGCTTTCAAGGACAGAGTTCGGAAGGTTTCCAAG gttaacgcgaccactgctgtcccggcaacatcagtaccaagcaagagttttttccacagcaggggattttgtaaacgcccaaacatcccagcttctacctggaaatgtggacattctcatattcctaaaaaaaaaaagcgagtgtttgagttacttgaaaaactaaagtga
- the LOC117451395 gene encoding gamma-glutamylcyclotransferase-like, protein MSVIETGRFMYFAFGSNLLKERLQLANPTAIFCTTGRLKDYKLNFGYMYEKYVDNSWHGGVATIEPCRGAEVWGVIWTLSNKNLPSLDKQEGVHESYYSPLELSVETDKGLLLCRTYQMNNFHACPPSPQYKQVVCLGAEQNGLPVDYLKRLQAIETNNYSGPSLLDQITTVTK, encoded by the exons ATGTCCGTTATTGAAACCGGTCGCTTTATGTATTTCGCTTTTGGAAGTAATTTGCTGAAGGAAAGATTGCAACTTGCCAACCCAACGGCAATATTCTGCACAACCGGGCGACTcaag GACTATAAGTTGAATTTTGGCTACATGTACGAGAAATATGTGGACAACAGTTGGCACGGTGGAGTGGCCACCATTGAGCCCTGTCGAGGGGCTGAGGTGTGGGGAGTCATTTGGACTTTGAGCAACAAAAACCTCCCGAGCCTGGACAA ACAGGAAGGGGTGCATGAAAGCTATTACTCTCCTCTTGAACTTTCAGTAGAGACTGACAAAGGACTCCTACTGTGCAGGACTTATCAGATGAACAACTTCCACGCCTGCCCTCCCTCGCCTCAGTACAAACAG GTGGTGTGTTTGGGAGCCGAACAGAACGGACTCCCGGTGGATTACCTGAAGAGGCTGCAGGCCATTGAAACCAACAACTACAGCGGCCCCTCCTTACTTGATCAAATCACAACAGTCACAAAGTAG
- the LOC117451418 gene encoding rho GTPase-activating protein 19-like isoform X4, which yields MAAGKDVDENTQNRSGPVSSMVINHEESPGGSRPSRPPVIFNPDFFVEKLRHENPDIFLELVLSNITRLIDLPGTEFAQLLGEEGPKIPTGGNGGFFRSFNFLKRKEKGVVFGTPLTEICIAQIYQLIEYLSKNLHVEGLFRVPGNSVRQQTLKELLNSGVDVDLESGDFHPNDVATLLKTFLGELPEPLLTQRHFHAHLKIADLTLFDELGNKTALPNKERQIEALQLLFLLLPQANRSLLKLLLDLLYHTARQQDKNKMSAFNLALMFAPHVVWPRNMTACDLKDNLKKLNSSMAFLIKHSQKLFRAPVYLREYARMHFTGSKALQTKDDLELFAASRSPAQRTVLPLKRSAPPQEQCQSPAQQYTEEALKDLFRHVNHSMPDSAKKKKLVRQLVKQTTSGTPTNDRLQVPTTASKKHPRSRSFGGFIKRKARGEQPTAERRLRQISPDIDSKSGRKAGKENVILQGVNSPLNGHMLGKGGLIVKNPDFAFKDRVRKVSKEAQRSEVRQ from the exons ATGGCTGCGGGCAAGGATGTCGATGAAAACACACAAAATAGAAg CGGTCCAGTGAGCAGTATGGTGATCAATCATGAAGAATCACCTGGTGGCTCTCGTCCCAGCCGACCTCCAGTCATATTCAACCCAGACTTTTTTGTGGAAAAACTCCGTCACGAGAACCCGGATATATTCTTGGAGCTGGTACTAAGTAACATCACTCGCCTCATAGATCTTCCCGGGACAGAGTTTGCACAGCTCCTTGGTGAGGAGGGCCCGAAGATCCCAACAGGTGGAAATGGAGGCTTCTTTCGCTCTTTCAACTTCCTCAAACGCAAAG AAAAAGGGGTTGTGTTTGGAACCCCGCTAACAGAAATCTGCATTGCCCAGATCTACCAGCTCATCGAGTACCTCAGCAAAA ATCTGCACGTGGAGGGTCTGTTTCGGGTGCCGGGGAACAGCGTCCGGCAGCAGACCCTGAAGGAGCTCCTGAACAGCGGGGTGGATGTGGACCTGGAGTCTGGAGACTTTCACCCCAATGACGTGGCCACGCTGCTCAAGACTTTCCTGGGAGAGCTGCCCGAGCCCCTGCTCACACAAAGACACTTTCACGCACACCTCAAGATAGCCG ATCTGACTCTGTTTGACGAACTCGGGAACAAGACTGCGTTGCCCAACAAGGAGCGTCAGATAGAAGCCCTGCAGCTCCTCTTCCTGCTGTTACCTCAGGCCAACCGGTCCCTGCTCAAACTGCTCCTGGACCTGCTCTATCACACCGCCAGGCAGCAGGACAAGAACAAGATGTCCGCCTTCAACCTGGCCCTCATGTTCGCGCCGCACGTCGTCTGGCCCAGAAAC ATGACCGCGTGTGACCTGAAAGACAATCTGAAGAAACTGAACAGCAGCATGGCCTTCCTCATCAAACACTCACAGAAGCTCTTCAGG GCTCCAGTCTACCTGCGGGAATACGCCAGAATGCACTTCACTGGCTCCAAGGCTCTGCAGACCAAG GATGATCTGGAGTTGTTTGCAGCCAGCCGATCTCCTGCTCAGCGGACCGTGTTGCCCCTAAAGAGGTCGGCCCCCCCCCAGGAGCAGTGCCAGTCCCCGGCCCAGCAGTACACAGAGGAGGCTCTGAAGGACCTCTTCAGACACGTCAACCACAGCATGCCGGACTCCGCCAAGAAGAAGAAACTCGTCCGACAG TTAGTCAAACAGACAACCTCAGGGACGCCCACCAACGACCGGCTTCAGGTCCCCACCACTGCCAGCAAGAAACACCCACGTTCCCGCTCCTTTGGAGGCTTCATCAAG CGCAAAGCTCGCGGTGAGCAGCCGACGGCGGAGAGGCGGCTCCGACAAATCTCCCCAGATATCGACTCcaagtcgggaagaaaagctgGTAAAGAGAACGTCATCCTACAGGGG GTGAACAGCCCTTTAAATGGTCACATGTTGGGGAAGGGAGGGCTGATAGTCAAGAACCCAGACTTTGCTTTCAAGGACAGAGTTCGGAAGGTTTCCAAG
- the LOC117451418 gene encoding rho GTPase-activating protein 19-like isoform X2, with protein MAAGKDVDENTQNRSGPVSSMVINHEESPGGSRPSRPPVIFNPDFFVEKLRHENPDIFLELVLSNITRLIDLPGTEFAQLLGEEGPKIPTGGNGGFFRSFNFLKRKEKGVVFGTPLTEICIAQIYQLIEYLSKNLHVEGLFRVPGNSVRQQTLKELLNSGVDVDLESGDFHPNDVATLLKTFLGELPEPLLTQRHFHAHLKIADLTLFDELGNKTALPNKERQIEALQLLFLLLPQANRSLLKLLLDLLYHTARQQDKNKMSAFNLALMFAPHVVWPRNMTACDLKDNLKKLNSSMAFLIKHSQKLFRAPVYLREYARMHFTGSKALQTKDDLELFAASRSPAQRTVLPLKRSAPPQEQCQSPAQQYTEEALKDLFRHVNHSMPDSAKKKKLVRQLVKQTTSGTPTNDRLQVPTTASKKHPRSRSFGGFIKRKARGEQPTAERRLRQISPDIDSKSGRKAGKENVILQGVNSPLNGHMLGKGGLIVKNPDFAFKDRVRKVSKQSSPSVTRMCFSPAQEISL; from the exons ATGGCTGCGGGCAAGGATGTCGATGAAAACACACAAAATAGAAg CGGTCCAGTGAGCAGTATGGTGATCAATCATGAAGAATCACCTGGTGGCTCTCGTCCCAGCCGACCTCCAGTCATATTCAACCCAGACTTTTTTGTGGAAAAACTCCGTCACGAGAACCCGGATATATTCTTGGAGCTGGTACTAAGTAACATCACTCGCCTCATAGATCTTCCCGGGACAGAGTTTGCACAGCTCCTTGGTGAGGAGGGCCCGAAGATCCCAACAGGTGGAAATGGAGGCTTCTTTCGCTCTTTCAACTTCCTCAAACGCAAAG AAAAAGGGGTTGTGTTTGGAACCCCGCTAACAGAAATCTGCATTGCCCAGATCTACCAGCTCATCGAGTACCTCAGCAAAA ATCTGCACGTGGAGGGTCTGTTTCGGGTGCCGGGGAACAGCGTCCGGCAGCAGACCCTGAAGGAGCTCCTGAACAGCGGGGTGGATGTGGACCTGGAGTCTGGAGACTTTCACCCCAATGACGTGGCCACGCTGCTCAAGACTTTCCTGGGAGAGCTGCCCGAGCCCCTGCTCACACAAAGACACTTTCACGCACACCTCAAGATAGCCG ATCTGACTCTGTTTGACGAACTCGGGAACAAGACTGCGTTGCCCAACAAGGAGCGTCAGATAGAAGCCCTGCAGCTCCTCTTCCTGCTGTTACCTCAGGCCAACCGGTCCCTGCTCAAACTGCTCCTGGACCTGCTCTATCACACCGCCAGGCAGCAGGACAAGAACAAGATGTCCGCCTTCAACCTGGCCCTCATGTTCGCGCCGCACGTCGTCTGGCCCAGAAAC ATGACCGCGTGTGACCTGAAAGACAATCTGAAGAAACTGAACAGCAGCATGGCCTTCCTCATCAAACACTCACAGAAGCTCTTCAGG GCTCCAGTCTACCTGCGGGAATACGCCAGAATGCACTTCACTGGCTCCAAGGCTCTGCAGACCAAG GATGATCTGGAGTTGTTTGCAGCCAGCCGATCTCCTGCTCAGCGGACCGTGTTGCCCCTAAAGAGGTCGGCCCCCCCCCAGGAGCAGTGCCAGTCCCCGGCCCAGCAGTACACAGAGGAGGCTCTGAAGGACCTCTTCAGACACGTCAACCACAGCATGCCGGACTCCGCCAAGAAGAAGAAACTCGTCCGACAG TTAGTCAAACAGACAACCTCAGGGACGCCCACCAACGACCGGCTTCAGGTCCCCACCACTGCCAGCAAGAAACACCCACGTTCCCGCTCCTTTGGAGGCTTCATCAAG CGCAAAGCTCGCGGTGAGCAGCCGACGGCGGAGAGGCGGCTCCGACAAATCTCCCCAGATATCGACTCcaagtcgggaagaaaagctgGTAAAGAGAACGTCATCCTACAGGGG GTGAACAGCCCTTTAAATGGTCACATGTTGGGGAAGGGAGGGCTGATAGTCAAGAACCCAGACTTTGCTTTCAAGGACAGAGTTCGGAAGGTTTCCAAG cAGAGCTCCCCCTCTGTGACCCGGATGTGTTTCTCTCCTGCTCAGGAGATCTCGCTGTAA
- the LOC117451418 gene encoding rho GTPase-activating protein 19-like isoform X3: MAAGKDVDENTQNRSGPVSSMVINHEESPGGSRPSRPPVIFNPDFFVEKLRHENPDIFLELVLSNITRLIDLPGTEFAQLLGEEGPKIPTGGNGGFFRSFNFLKRKEKGVVFGTPLTEICIAQIYQLIEYLSKNLHVEGLFRVPGNSVRQQTLKELLNSGVDVDLESGDFHPNDVATLLKTFLGELPEPLLTQRHFHAHLKIADLTLFDELGNKTALPNKERQIEALQLLFLLLPQANRSLLKLLLDLLYHTARQQDKNKMSAFNLALMFAPHVVWPRNMTACDLKDNLKKLNSSMAFLIKHSQKLFRAPVYLREYARMHFTGSKALQTKDDLELFAASRSPAQRTVLPLKRSAPPQEQCQSPAQQYTEEALKDLFRHVNHSMPDSAKKKKLVRQLVKQTTSGTPTNDRLQVPTTASKKHPRSRSFGGFIKRKARGEQPTAERRLRQISPDIDSKSGRKAGKENVILQGVNSPLNGHMLGKGGLIVKNPDFAFKDRVRKVSKSSPSVTRMCFSPAQEISL, encoded by the exons ATGGCTGCGGGCAAGGATGTCGATGAAAACACACAAAATAGAAg CGGTCCAGTGAGCAGTATGGTGATCAATCATGAAGAATCACCTGGTGGCTCTCGTCCCAGCCGACCTCCAGTCATATTCAACCCAGACTTTTTTGTGGAAAAACTCCGTCACGAGAACCCGGATATATTCTTGGAGCTGGTACTAAGTAACATCACTCGCCTCATAGATCTTCCCGGGACAGAGTTTGCACAGCTCCTTGGTGAGGAGGGCCCGAAGATCCCAACAGGTGGAAATGGAGGCTTCTTTCGCTCTTTCAACTTCCTCAAACGCAAAG AAAAAGGGGTTGTGTTTGGAACCCCGCTAACAGAAATCTGCATTGCCCAGATCTACCAGCTCATCGAGTACCTCAGCAAAA ATCTGCACGTGGAGGGTCTGTTTCGGGTGCCGGGGAACAGCGTCCGGCAGCAGACCCTGAAGGAGCTCCTGAACAGCGGGGTGGATGTGGACCTGGAGTCTGGAGACTTTCACCCCAATGACGTGGCCACGCTGCTCAAGACTTTCCTGGGAGAGCTGCCCGAGCCCCTGCTCACACAAAGACACTTTCACGCACACCTCAAGATAGCCG ATCTGACTCTGTTTGACGAACTCGGGAACAAGACTGCGTTGCCCAACAAGGAGCGTCAGATAGAAGCCCTGCAGCTCCTCTTCCTGCTGTTACCTCAGGCCAACCGGTCCCTGCTCAAACTGCTCCTGGACCTGCTCTATCACACCGCCAGGCAGCAGGACAAGAACAAGATGTCCGCCTTCAACCTGGCCCTCATGTTCGCGCCGCACGTCGTCTGGCCCAGAAAC ATGACCGCGTGTGACCTGAAAGACAATCTGAAGAAACTGAACAGCAGCATGGCCTTCCTCATCAAACACTCACAGAAGCTCTTCAGG GCTCCAGTCTACCTGCGGGAATACGCCAGAATGCACTTCACTGGCTCCAAGGCTCTGCAGACCAAG GATGATCTGGAGTTGTTTGCAGCCAGCCGATCTCCTGCTCAGCGGACCGTGTTGCCCCTAAAGAGGTCGGCCCCCCCCCAGGAGCAGTGCCAGTCCCCGGCCCAGCAGTACACAGAGGAGGCTCTGAAGGACCTCTTCAGACACGTCAACCACAGCATGCCGGACTCCGCCAAGAAGAAGAAACTCGTCCGACAG TTAGTCAAACAGACAACCTCAGGGACGCCCACCAACGACCGGCTTCAGGTCCCCACCACTGCCAGCAAGAAACACCCACGTTCCCGCTCCTTTGGAGGCTTCATCAAG CGCAAAGCTCGCGGTGAGCAGCCGACGGCGGAGAGGCGGCTCCGACAAATCTCCCCAGATATCGACTCcaagtcgggaagaaaagctgGTAAAGAGAACGTCATCCTACAGGGG GTGAACAGCCCTTTAAATGGTCACATGTTGGGGAAGGGAGGGCTGATAGTCAAGAACCCAGACTTTGCTTTCAAGGACAGAGTTCGGAAGGTTTCCAAG AGCTCCCCCTCTGTGACCCGGATGTGTTTCTCTCCTGCTCAGGAGATCTCGCTGTAA
- the LOC117451371 gene encoding B-cell receptor CD22-like — protein MSLTAATRGFVVFLLSAQVVQGQNGWRVTYTSTEICAVKGSTVEIGCSYTPPSGPYFSLRKGIWFTKINNGEFVDLSSVSDYAGRVQYSYNNRDCTLRISDLRESDSAEYWFRSESKQEAIQYTGSLGVTLSVTGVMVQVQMSSRFLKAELKCQSSCRLPDSSSYVWYKNERVQTGWISSSYSVYYDPHPADNYSCAVNGHENHRSPSVYPPKLPSVSVSPSAETEEGSAVTLTCSSDANPAASYTWYKKDGKPILPPFKKGPQLVFSSIHSSDSGQYYCSVKNKLGRRTSKDIFIHVKYAPKPPSVSVSASAEREEGSAVTLTCSCDANPAASYTWYKENRTVFLGAVGSYHFTSISSEDRGNYYCRAENQYGEVNSTSLFVDVQYAPKPPSVSVSPSAEREEGSSVTLTCSSDANPAANYTWYKEDEDSPKASGQIFTITYFRAEHSGSYSCGAQNKLGRSNSTLHQIILADESIMIMNITRLTLMVEMLILLLLFCLLMRKEKAVSFNTELNEPIETWEFDPCPVYENVSDLNMVSAEQTEEPGEQEDLV, from the exons ATGAGTTTAACTGCAGCAACGAGAGGGtttgtcgtcttcctgctctctGCACAAG TGGTTCAGGGTCAGAACGGCTGGCGAGTGACTTACACTTCTACTGAGATCTGTGCCGTGAAAGGATCAACAGTGGAAATAGGCTGCAGCTACACACCCCCGTCTGGACCGTATTTCAGTTTGAGAAAAGGAATCtggtttactaaaataaataatggtGAATTTGTAGATCTTAGCTCAGTCTCAGACTATGCAGGTCGTGTGCAGTACAGTTATAACAACAGAGACTGCACTCTGAGAATCTCCGACCTGAGAGAGAGCGACTCAGCTGAGTACTGGTTCAGGAGTGAATCAAAGCAAGAAGCTATTCAATATACTGGTTCACTTGGAGTCACTTTGTCTGTCACAG GTGTCATGGTGCAAGTCCAGATGAGCAGCCGTTTTCTCAAGGCAGAGCTGAAGTGTCAGAGCAGTTGTCGTCTACCTGATAGTTCTTCCTACGTCTGGTACAAGAACGAGAGAGTTCAGACTGGATGGATATCTTCTTCTTATTCAGTCTACTATGATCCTCATCCTGCAGACAACTATTCCTGTGCTGTAAACGGACATGAGAACCACCGTTCTCCTTCAGTGT ATCCTCCAAAGCTCCCCTCTGTGTCAGTGAGTCCCTCTGCTGAGACAGAGGAGGGCAGTGCAGTGACTCTGACCTGTAGCAGTGATGCTAACCCAGCAGCTAGCTACACCTGGTACAAGAAGGATGGCAAACCAATCCTTCCTCCTTTCAAGAAAGGACCACAGCTTGTCTTCAGCTCCATCCATTCCTCTGACTCTGGACAGTATTACTGTTCAGTTAAAAACAAGCTGGGGAGGAGGACATCTAAAGACATCTTTATTCATGTGAAAT ATGCTCCAAAGCCTCCCTCTGTGTCAGTGAGTGCCTCtgctgagagagaggagggCAGTGCAGTGACTCTGACCTGTAGCTGTGATGCTAACCCAGCAGCTAGCTACACCTGGTACAAGGAGAACAGAACAGTGTTTCTGGGAGCAGTAGGAAGTTATCATTTCACCTCCATcagctctgaggacagagggaacTACTACTGCAGGGCTGAGAATCAATACGGAGAGGTCAACTCTACGTCTCTATTTGTAGATGTCCAGT ACGCTCCAAAGCCCCCCTCTGTGTCAGTGAGTCCCTCtgctgagagagaggagggCAGTTCAGTGACTCTGACCTGTAGCAGTGATGCTAACCCAGCAGCTAACTACACCTGGTACAAGGAGGATGAAGACTCTCCAAAGGCTTCAGGACAGATCTTCACCATCACGTACTTCAGAGCTGAACACAGTGGGAGTTATTCCTGCGGAGCCCAGAACAAGTTAGGACGGAGTAACTCCACTTTACATCAGATTATTTTGGCCG ATGAATCCATAATGATCATGAACATCACCAGGTTGACTCTGATGGTTGAGATGctgattcttcttcttcttttctgtCTCTTGATGAG GAAGGAGAAAGCTGTGAGCTTCAACACTGAACTGAATGAACCCATAGAGACTTGGGAG TTCGACCCTTGTCCTGTGTATGAGAACGTCTCAGACCTGAACATGGTCTCTGCAGAACAGACAGAAGAACCAGGGGAGCAGGAGGACCTGGTGTGA
- the LOC117451386 gene encoding lysozyme g-like: MGYASVMRVETSGASWSTSQQDRLGCTGVAASHTMAQTDSGRMAKYRSKINSVGGQSGIEPALIAAIISRESRAGNALQNGWGDHGNAWGLMQVDVNPNGGGHTARGSWDSEEHLSQATGILVHFIDRISTKFPSWSSEQKLKGGIAAYNMGDGKVHSYDSVDANTTGKDYSNDVVARAQWYKRNGF; the protein is encoded by the exons ATGG GTTACGCCAGCGTAATGCGTGTTGAAACCAGTGGGGCTTCCTGGTCAACATCTCAGCAGGACAGACTTGGATGTACAG GTGTGGCGGCATCTCACACCATGGCACAGACTGATAGTGGAAGAATGGCAAAATATAGGTCTAAAATCAACAGTGTGGGAGGTCAATCTGGAATTGAGCCAGCTCTCATCGCTGCCATCATCTCCAGAGAGTCCAGGGCTGGAAATGCATTACAGAATGGCTGGGGAGACCATGGTAACGCCTGGGGACTGATGCAG GTCGATGTGAATCCAAATGGAGGTGGACACACTGCACGTGGTAGTTGGGACAGTGAGGAGCACCTCAGCCAAGCCACGGGAATATTGGTTCATTTTATCGATCGGATCAGTACGAAATTTCCGAGCTGGAGCAGCGAGCAGAAGCTGAAAG GAGGGATCGCAGCCTACAATATGGGTGATGGAAAAGTCCATTCCTACGATAGCGTGGATGCCAACACAACTGGTAAAGACTACTCCAACGATGTTGTTGCCAGAGCTCAGTGGTATAAAAGAAATGGCTTTTAA